One genomic region from bacterium encodes:
- a CDS encoding transcriptional repressor: protein MSPLPTTREHVTALRRNRTRQRDRLLELLRGTDTHPTASLLYEQLSSEFPRLSLGTVYRNLEVLVADGVVEELESSGSAIRYDGNPTPHHHFFCDACGSIHDVELREPRGLKARLERGHGLRAERVRMSFYGLCDDCSDL, encoded by the coding sequence TCCCAACCACTCGTGAACACGTGACTGCGCTGCGAAGAAATCGCACGCGCCAACGCGATCGATTGCTCGAGTTGCTGCGCGGAACCGATACGCATCCGACCGCCTCACTGCTCTACGAGCAGCTCTCATCGGAGTTTCCGCGACTCTCGCTGGGAACCGTCTATCGGAACCTGGAAGTGCTGGTCGCCGACGGTGTGGTAGAGGAACTCGAATCCAGTGGATCGGCCATTCGCTACGACGGCAATCCCACACCCCATCATCACTTCTTCTGCGACGCGTGCGGCTCGATCCACGACGTCGAACTCAGGGAGCCGCGCGGTCTGAAGGCGCGGCTCGAGCGCGGACACGGTCTTCGCGCCGAGCGCGTGCGCATGTCTTTCTACGGTCTCTGCGACGATTGCAGCGACCTCTAG
- a CDS encoding rubrerythrin, with translation MAELKGTKTHNNLKDAFAGESQANRRYLYFAKQADIEGYPDVGGLFRDTAEAETGHAHGHLDYLKIVGDPATEKPIGTTDKNLVAAVAGETFEYTEMYPGMARSARDEGFPEIAEWFETLAKAEKSHAGRFQKALDGLETL, from the coding sequence ATGGCCGAGCTGAAAGGAACCAAGACTCACAACAACCTGAAGGACGCCTTTGCGGGCGAGTCCCAGGCCAACCGCCGCTATCTGTATTTCGCGAAGCAGGCGGACATCGAAGGCTATCCCGACGTAGGGGGTCTGTTCCGCGACACGGCCGAGGCCGAAACGGGACACGCACACGGTCATCTCGATTATCTGAAGATCGTGGGCGATCCGGCGACCGAGAAGCCGATCGGAACCACCGACAAGAACCTGGTGGCCGCGGTTGCGGGAGAGACCTTCGAGTACACCGAGATGTATCCGGGTATGGCGCGCAGTGCCCGCGACGAAGGGTTCCCCGAGATCGCCGAGTGGTTCGAGACGCTCGCGAAGGCCGAGAAGTCGCACGCCGGTCGCTTCCAGAAGGCGCTCGACGGCCTCGAGACCCTCTAG
- a CDS encoding Fe-S oxidoreductase, whose protein sequence is MKNPPIPAPEFLDRSALDAELTRVFEKCQDCRRCLPLCPSFPALFESLDRHEQEASRMSTGESREVIDFCFQCKLCFNHCPYHPPHEWAIDFPKLMNRAKLVQAREEGIPLAERLGCRQDLMGKVSCMTASLSNAAFKNRSVRRLMEKTTGIDRRWIMPTYENQPLSKQLAKRSPVAADHARVILFSTCFVEYSEAETGLATAQVLEHLGVGIEAGYDVCCGAPYLHGGDLDNARKNAARVVAGLVEGVRAGLPVVVPGPTCSMQIKTEYPELLDSEDARLVADNTFDVGEYLWKLRGEQKLLREFPVKLGKVAYHLPCHLKSQNIGFRSAQLLKIAGAEVEMMDRCSGVDGTWGMKAKWYDASQKVAGKLIDEVKRHEPDHVATDCPLAGLRILEGTGRKAVHPIVLLRDAYGLGEPS, encoded by the coding sequence GTGAAGAATCCGCCCATTCCCGCCCCCGAGTTTCTCGATCGCAGCGCACTGGACGCCGAACTCACGCGTGTGTTCGAGAAGTGCCAGGACTGTCGGCGCTGCCTGCCGCTCTGCCCCTCCTTCCCCGCGCTCTTCGAGTCTCTGGATCGACACGAGCAGGAGGCGTCGCGGATGAGCACGGGTGAGTCCCGTGAGGTCATCGACTTCTGTTTTCAGTGCAAGCTCTGTTTCAACCACTGTCCCTATCATCCGCCACACGAGTGGGCGATCGACTTTCCCAAGCTCATGAATCGCGCGAAACTCGTGCAGGCCCGGGAAGAGGGCATCCCGCTGGCCGAGCGCTTGGGATGCCGGCAAGACCTGATGGGCAAGGTGTCGTGCATGACGGCGTCACTGAGCAATGCCGCGTTCAAGAACCGCAGTGTTCGCCGGTTGATGGAGAAAACGACCGGCATCGACCGGCGCTGGATCATGCCCACCTATGAGAATCAGCCGCTATCGAAACAGCTGGCGAAGCGCAGCCCGGTCGCCGCAGACCACGCACGAGTCATCCTGTTTTCGACCTGTTTCGTGGAATACAGCGAAGCGGAAACCGGGCTGGCCACGGCGCAGGTGCTCGAGCACCTGGGTGTGGGTATCGAAGCGGGGTACGACGTGTGCTGCGGCGCGCCCTATCTGCATGGTGGTGATCTCGACAATGCCAGGAAAAACGCCGCCAGGGTCGTGGCCGGACTCGTCGAAGGAGTGCGCGCGGGATTGCCCGTGGTCGTACCCGGCCCGACGTGTTCGATGCAGATCAAAACGGAATATCCCGAGCTACTGGATAGCGAAGACGCCCGACTGGTCGCGGACAATACCTTCGACGTGGGCGAGTACCTCTGGAAGCTGCGCGGCGAACAGAAGCTGCTACGCGAGTTTCCCGTGAAGCTGGGAAAGGTGGCCTACCACCTTCCATGCCACCTGAAGTCGCAGAACATTGGATTCCGCTCCGCGCAATTGTTGAAGATCGCCGGGGCCGAGGTCGAGATGATGGATCGTTGCTCCGGGGTCGATGGAACCTGGGGCATGAAGGCAAAGTGGTACGATGCCAGTCAGAAGGTCGCAGGGAAGTTGATCGACGAGGTCAAACGCCATGAGCCGGATCATGTTGCGACGGACTGCCCTCTGGCCGGCTTGCGAATTCTGGAAGGTACCGGGCGCAAGGCCGTTCATCCGATCGTACTACTGCGCGACGCGTACGGACTGGGAGAGCCTTCATGA
- a CDS encoding DUF3501 family protein, with the protein MKKIEASDLLDLTNYEKQRDDYRRRMMALKGPRRVAVGDALMFIFENRDTVRFQIQEMVRVERIVDDEKIQLELDVYNELIPGPHELSATLMIEVTENEMIRPTLDRLIGIDEHIFLRIGDQSVKADFDEKQFEEDRISAVQYIRFPLGSKLAEAFADPESDVALIVDHPAYRSSAVIVGDTRQSLLRDLQE; encoded by the coding sequence ATGAAGAAAATCGAGGCTTCAGATCTTCTCGACCTGACGAACTACGAAAAGCAACGCGACGACTACCGCAGGCGCATGATGGCTCTGAAGGGGCCCCGTCGCGTCGCCGTGGGCGATGCGCTGATGTTCATCTTCGAGAACCGCGATACGGTCCGCTTCCAGATCCAGGAGATGGTCCGTGTGGAGCGGATCGTCGACGATGAGAAGATCCAACTCGAACTCGACGTCTACAATGAGTTGATCCCGGGTCCACACGAACTCTCGGCGACTCTGATGATCGAGGTTACCGAGAACGAGATGATCCGACCCACTCTGGATCGTCTGATCGGGATTGACGAACACATCTTCTTGCGGATCGGAGATCAGAGTGTGAAGGCGGACTTCGACGAAAAGCAGTTCGAAGAGGACCGCATCAGTGCGGTGCAGTACATCCGTTTCCCGCTCGGATCGAAACTCGCCGAGGCGTTCGCCGATCCTGAGTCAGATGTCGCGCTGATCGTAGACCACCCCGCCTATCGGTCTTCCGCCGTGATCGTGGGGGATACGCGCCAGTCACTGCTGCGGGACCTTCAGGAGTAA
- a CDS encoding pyridoxamine 5'-phosphate oxidase, with protein MSLKMTREERETFLADLHVGVISIDEPGRGPLTVPIWYDYSPEIGVWVVTEEGSRKGKLLRNTSRFSICAQVEAPPLYQYVSVEGPITAIRPSDVEKEVRPMAHRYFGPELGDQYVGDGTGEGQITVIMKPERWLTVDYAKLGGGA; from the coding sequence ATGTCGCTGAAGATGACGCGCGAAGAGCGCGAGACTTTCCTGGCCGATCTTCACGTCGGCGTGATCAGTATCGACGAACCGGGCCGCGGACCACTGACCGTTCCGATCTGGTACGACTACTCGCCCGAAATCGGCGTCTGGGTGGTCACCGAAGAAGGCTCCCGCAAGGGGAAACTCCTGCGGAACACCTCGCGCTTCTCCATCTGCGCTCAGGTCGAGGCCCCACCGCTATACCAGTACGTCAGCGTGGAAGGTCCGATCACGGCGATTCGCCCTTCGGACGTCGAAAAGGAAGTCCGGCCGATGGCCCATCGCTACTTCGGTCCCGAACTCGGCGATCAATACGTCGGCGACGGCACCGGCGAGGGACAGATCACCGTGATCATGAAGCCCGAGCGCTGGCTGACGGTGGACTACGCGAAACTGGGCGGTGGCGCCTGA
- a CDS encoding GNAT family N-acetyltransferase, with protein sequence MRDTAPSLETERLRLRALRDDDFETYASFCADEEVVPHLYGRALSAEEARQDLLDHMASWSPHGYGMWALEERKSGRLIGRAGLHHPHGVADIELGWMLGRAHWGQGYATEAGLRALAYAFDATDRNRVVSIMRPQNQRSIAVAVRLGMQPEGTIEFEGAPARLYSIRRVGA encoded by the coding sequence GTGCGCGACACCGCTCCCTCACTGGAAACCGAAAGACTTCGGCTACGCGCCTTGCGCGACGACGACTTCGAAACGTACGCGAGTTTCTGCGCCGACGAGGAGGTCGTACCCCATCTTTACGGGCGCGCGCTCAGTGCCGAAGAAGCCCGGCAAGATCTGCTCGACCACATGGCGAGCTGGTCGCCTCACGGCTACGGCATGTGGGCACTGGAAGAGCGCAAGAGCGGCAGGCTGATCGGTCGGGCGGGCCTGCACCACCCGCACGGAGTGGCCGACATCGAACTGGGCTGGATGCTGGGACGGGCGCATTGGGGCCAGGGCTATGCCACCGAGGCGGGACTGCGAGCCCTGGCCTACGCGTTCGACGCGACCGACCGCAATCGGGTCGTCAGCATCATGCGTCCGCAGAATCAGCGCTCGATCGCAGTCGCTGTTAGACTCGGCATGCAACCCGAGGGTACGATCGAATTCGAGGGCGCGCCCGCACGATTGTATTCGATCCGTAGGGTGGGGGCGTGA
- a CDS encoding SRPBCC family protein: MSEITVIDEIGASADSLWELASAFGDLSWLPSIESCSAEGEGVGSVRTIMAKGSPKPVQERLDAIDPSTRTYTYSFVGESPLPCENYQATVKLVDLGADRCRIEWRGSFEPAGLSEEQLSGIFEAIYRGAIAAYKDKLEKN, encoded by the coding sequence ATGTCTGAAATCACTGTGATCGACGAGATCGGCGCCTCGGCCGATTCACTCTGGGAACTGGCCAGCGCTTTCGGCGATCTGAGCTGGTTGCCGTCCATCGAATCCTGCTCGGCTGAAGGTGAAGGCGTGGGTAGCGTGCGCACCATCATGGCCAAGGGCTCGCCGAAACCCGTACAGGAACGGCTCGACGCGATAGACCCCTCGACCCGGACCTACACCTACTCCTTCGTCGGCGAGAGCCCCCTGCCCTGCGAGAACTACCAGGCCACGGTGAAGCTGGTGGACCTGGGAGCCGACCGCTGTCGAATCGAATGGCGCGGCAGCTTCGAACCCGCGGGCCTGAGTGAAGAACAATTGTCGGGCATCTTCGAAGCCATCTATCGCGGCGCCATTGCGGCCTACAAAGACAAGCTCGAAAAGAACTGA
- a CDS encoding acetyl-CoA carboxylase carboxyltransferase subunit, whose protein sequence is MGGAERLERHMHGRGKLDARQRIELLFDPGTFTEIGRLVGNAQDIPADGYVCGSGRIDGRPVLAGVEDFTVLGGSIGAGGTSKRYRIAELAKQEGVPLVVMLEGAGHRLSEEHHGRAPNDLLALADLSGHVPMVCLVLGASAGHSAISAPLCDFVVMSESASMFTGGPPLVKAATGEDVTKEELGGAKICAEIAGTAHNVAPDDETAIAMARSYLSYFPLNRHDAIPKRENSDSGARELEELLDILPPNDRRPYDMHQVLELIADEGRLFEIQPGYGRALITALGHLGGRAVAFVANNPIQAAGALDADAAIKATDFLETLSHFGHPVVFLVDNPGVLAGSSAERSGILRWGGKMFQAERRMPNPKLTVLMRKGFGFGLVNMAGTPFDRQTITYALPTLNLAAMPAQSGGQAANLEGEAQRQAEEAQRSGPYPLASTLGVDEVIDPRQLRNALLDGLRLTEGRETSRSTE, encoded by the coding sequence ATGGGGGGCGCTGAACGCCTCGAACGGCATATGCACGGACGCGGCAAACTCGATGCTCGCCAGCGCATCGAGTTGCTCTTTGATCCGGGCACCTTCACGGAAATCGGACGTCTTGTCGGCAACGCGCAGGACATCCCGGCCGACGGCTATGTCTGCGGCTCAGGTCGGATCGACGGACGACCCGTACTCGCCGGTGTCGAGGACTTCACGGTGCTGGGCGGTTCGATCGGAGCGGGTGGAACCTCCAAGCGTTACCGCATCGCGGAGTTGGCGAAACAAGAAGGCGTGCCATTGGTCGTGATGCTCGAAGGCGCCGGGCATCGCCTGAGCGAAGAACACCACGGTCGCGCACCCAACGATCTCCTGGCTCTGGCCGATCTCTCGGGACACGTACCCATGGTGTGCCTGGTGCTGGGCGCATCGGCCGGACACAGCGCAATCTCGGCACCCCTTTGCGATTTCGTCGTGATGTCGGAGTCCGCCTCCATGTTCACCGGTGGCCCGCCCCTGGTAAAGGCGGCGACTGGCGAAGACGTGACCAAAGAGGAACTGGGGGGAGCAAAGATCTGCGCGGAGATCGCAGGCACGGCACATAACGTCGCGCCCGACGACGAGACGGCCATCGCAATGGCGCGTAGCTACTTGTCCTACTTTCCCCTGAACCGACACGATGCAATTCCGAAGCGGGAGAACTCGGACTCCGGAGCGCGAGAACTCGAAGAGTTGCTCGATATTCTTCCGCCCAACGATCGGCGTCCCTACGATATGCACCAGGTCTTGGAGTTGATCGCGGACGAGGGACGTCTGTTCGAAATCCAGCCCGGTTACGGAAGAGCCCTGATCACGGCTCTCGGGCATCTGGGGGGGCGCGCGGTCGCATTCGTTGCGAACAACCCGATTCAGGCCGCCGGTGCACTCGATGCAGACGCGGCGATCAAGGCAACCGATTTCCTCGAGACTCTTTCACACTTCGGGCATCCAGTCGTATTCCTGGTCGACAATCCGGGTGTGCTGGCGGGTAGCAGTGCAGAACGCAGCGGAATCCTGCGCTGGGGTGGAAAGATGTTCCAGGCCGAGCGCCGGATGCCCAACCCCAAGCTCACAGTTCTGATGCGCAAGGGTTTTGGTTTTGGACTGGTCAATATGGCGGGAACCCCTTTCGATCGGCAGACCATCACCTACGCCCTGCCCACGCTGAACCTGGCCGCGATGCCCGCGCAGAGTGGTGGCCAGGCTGCGAATCTGGAAGGGGAAGCTCAGCGACAGGCCGAAGAGGCGCAGCGCTCGGGTCCCTATCCACTCGCGAGCACGCTGGGCGTCGACGAAGTCATCGACCCGCGACAGCTTCGGAATGCACTCCTCGATGGTCTGCGCCTGACCGAAGGACGCGAAACGAGCCGATCGACCGAGTGA